A single Garra rufa chromosome 9, GarRuf1.0, whole genome shotgun sequence DNA region contains:
- the LOC141343212 gene encoding serum paraoxonase/arylesterase 2-like, whose protein sequence is MDRGLKYPGLPSYSDDPGRIYTLNLFDLDLKIEGLKIMGQFDKGSFNPHGISVYTDEKDGAVYLFVVNHPQGKSQVEIFQFVEGENVLYYIKTIKHELLHSVNDIVAVGTESFYATNDHYFINGILKLVERFLSLSWCDVVYYSPQTVQSVAGGFTSANGINISPDKRHLYVSDILKHKIVVLEIQKNTVLSHVKEVDVGSLCDNIEVDRESGDLWLGCHPNGLKFLLSDPNDPPGSEVIRIENILSEKPKVTQVYSDDGSVIVGSSVATQYGEKLLIGTVYQKALICDLE, encoded by the exons ATGGATAGG GGTTTGAAGTATCCAGGCTTACCGTCCTACTCAGATGACCCTGGAAGGATCTACACCCTGAATCTGTTTGATCTTGATCTGAAAATTGAAGGACTAAAAATCATGGGTCAGTTTGACAAAGGCTCTTTTAATCCACATGGAATCAGCGTGTATACGGATGAAAAAG ATGGTGCTGTATATCTGTTTGTTGTGAATCATCCTCAAGGCAAAAGTCAAGTGGAGATTTTCCAATTTGTTGAAGGTGAAAATGTTCTTTACTACATCAAGACCATCAAGCATGAGCTCCTACACAG TGTGAATGATATTGTAGCTGTGGGGACCGAAAGCTTTTATGCCACCAATGATCATTACTTCATTAATGGGATTCTCAAGCTTGTGGAGCGGTTTCTGTCTTTGTCCTGGTGTGACGTCGTCTACTACAGCCCTCAAACTGTGCAGTCTGTGGCAGGAGGGTTCACATCTGCTAATGGCATAAATATCTCTCCTGATAAAAG GCATTTGTATGTGTCAGATATCCTGAAGCACAAAATTGTTGTCTTGGAAATACAGAAAAACACTGTATTGTCTCACGTAAAG GAGGTTGATGTGGGGTCACTGTGTGACAACATTGAGGTGGACCGTGAATCTGGAGATCTTTGGCTGGGCTGCCACCCGAATGGTCTCAAATTCTTGCTTAGTGATCCAAATGATCCGCCGGGCTCTGAG GTTATCAGGATTGAAAACATTCTCTCTGAAAAGCCCAAGGTGACTCAGGTATATTCAGATGACGGCAGTGTGATTGTTGGTTCTTCGGTGGCGACTCAATATGGAGAAAAGTTGCTCATTGGAACAGTTTATCAGAAAGCTTTGATCTGTGACCTTGAATAG
- the LOC141342182 gene encoding engulfment and cell motility protein 1 translates to MLSQDDPKSRPMLELREKLQPEVIELIKQQRLNRLCEGTCFRKISARRRQDKFWYCRLSPNHKVLHYGDIEEFSQGQISHDSLQDKVTVADIKAVVTGKDCPHMREKGALKNKELLELSFSILHNSDEFLNFIAPDKHEYCIWIDGLNALLGKEMTSELTKSDTDTLVTMELKLRLLDLENIQIPDVPPPVPKEPSTYNFVYDFSQQHT, encoded by the exons ATGTTGAGCCAGGACGACCCTAAATCACGGCCGATGCT AGAACTGCGAGAGAAGCTCCAGCCAGAGGTGATCGAGCTGATTAAACAGCAGAGGTTGAACCGCCTGTGTGAGGGGACCTGCTTTAGGAAGATCAGCGCTCGGCGCAGACAAG ACAAGTTCTGGTATTGCCGTCTATCACCAAACCACAAAGTGTTACACTATGGAGACATAGAGGAATTCTCACAAGGACAAATATCGCACGACTCTCTCCAGGACAAAG TGACAGTAGCAGATATCAAAGCAGTGGTCACGGGTAAAGACTGCCCACACATGAGGGAGAAAGGAGCACTTAAGAATAAG GAGCTGCTGGAGCTGTCCTTTTCCATTCTTCATAACTCTGATGAATTTCTGAACTTCATTGCTCCGGACAAGCATGAG TACTGCATTTGGATTGATGGCTTGAATGCTCTTTTGGGAAAAGAGATGACAAGTGAGCTCACTAAATCCGATACAGACACTCTGGTCACTATGGAGTTGAAACTTCGGCTATTGGACCTCGAAAACATTCAGATTCCTGACGTCCCTCCTCCTGTTCCCAAAGAGCCCAGCACTTACAACTTTGTTTACGATTTTAGTCAACAGCACACTTGA